One Setaria viridis chromosome 7, Setaria_viridis_v4.0, whole genome shotgun sequence genomic region harbors:
- the LOC117862775 gene encoding cytochrome P450 94C1, which yields MDAAGLPWAAQCAGMAFSAFSLCLVALAVVLLLVRRWPWCSCHVCRAYLTGSWARDFTNLGDWYAHLLRESPTGTVHVHVLGCTVTANPANVEYMLKTNFDNFPKGKTFAALLGDLLGGGIFNVDGDAWRHQRKMASLELGSVAVRSYAYKIIAQEVEARLMPVLADAADRGAVVDLQDVFRRFAFDTICKISFGLDPGCLEREMPMSKLADAFDTATRLCAMRGAAASPLLWRMKRLLNIGSERELKKAIKLVDELAAAMIRERRKLGFANSHDLLSRFMASAGDAHAVDDKYLRDIVVSFLLAGRDTVSSALTMLFMLLSKNPDVAAAMRAEAGDDSTPVTYEHLKGLHYTHAVLYENMRLFPPVQFDSKFCAAADVLPDGTYVSGGARVMYHPYAMGRMPRIWGADHGEFRPDRWLTGAGGSFVPESLYKYPVFQAGLRVCLGKELAITEMKAVSVAVVRAFDVEVVGESGSGACAPKFVSGLTASISGGLPVRIRRARK from the coding sequence ATGGACGCCGCGGGCTTGCCATGGGCAGCGCAGTGCGCGGGCATGGCCTTCTCAGCCTTCTCCCTCTGCTTGGTGGCGCTGGCCGTGGTGCTCCTGCTCGTGCGCCGGTGGCCATGGTGCAGCTGCCATGTCTGCCGGGCCTACCTCACCGGGTCGTGGGCGAGGGACTTCACCAACCTCGGCGACTGGTACGCGCACCTGCTCCGGGAGTCGCCCACCGGCACCGTCCACGTCCACGTCCTCGGCTGCACTGTCACCGCCAACCCGGCCAACGTCGAGTACATGCTCAAGACCAACTTCGACAACTTCCCCAAGGGCAAGACCTTCGCCGCGCTCCTCGGcgacctcctcggcggcggcatcttcaacgtcgacggcgacgcctGGCGCCACCAGCGCAAGATGGCCAGCCTCGAGCTCGGCAGCGTCGCCGTCCGCTCCTACGCCTACAAGATCATCGCCCAGGAGGTGGAGGCCCGCCTCATGCCGGTCCTCGCTGACGCCGCCGACAGGGGCGCCGTCGTCGACCTCCAGGACGTGTTCCGGCGCTTCGCCTTCGACACCATCTGCAAGATCTCCTTCGGCCTCGACCCGGGCTGCCTCGAGCGCGAAATGCCCATGTCCAAGCTGGCTGACGCGTTCGACACAGCGACGCGGCTTTGCGCcatgcgcggcgcggcggcgtcgccgctgCTGTGGAGGATGAAGCGCCTGCTCAACATCGGGTCCGAGAGGGAGCTCAAGAAGGCCATCAAGCTCGTCgacgagctggcggcggcgatgatccGGGAGCGCCGGAAGCTTGGCTTCGCCAACAGCCACGACCTCCTGTCCCGGTTCATGGCCTCCGCCGGCGACGCGCACGCCGTCGACGACAAGTACCTCCGCGACATCGTGGTCAGCTTCCTCCTCGCCGGGCGCGACACGGTGTCCTCCGCGCTCACCATGCTCTTCATGCTCCTGTCCAAGAACCCCGACGTGGCGGCGGCCAtgcgcgcggaggccggcgacgaCTCGACGCCGGTCACCTACGAGCACCTCAAGGGCCTGCACTACACCCACGCGGTGCTCTACGAGAACATGCGCCTGTTCCCGCCCGTGCAGTTCGACTCCAAgttctgcgccgccgccgacgtgctccccgacggcacctacgtgtccggcggcgcgcgcgtcaTGTACCACCCCTACGCCATGGGCCGCATGCCGCGCATCTGGGGAGCCGACCACGGCGAGTTCCGCCCGGACCGgtggctcaccggcgccggcgggtccTTCGTGCCGGAGAGCCTGTACAAGTACCCGGTGTTCCAGGCGGGCCTCCGCGTATGCCTCGGCAAGGAGCTCGCCATCACCGAGATGAAGGCGGTCTCCGTGGCGGTGGTGAGGGCGTTCGACGTCGAGGTGGTCGGGGAGAGTGGCAGCGGAGCCTGCGCGCCAAAGTTCGTGTCTGGGCTCACCGCGTCCATCAGTGGTGGGCTCCCAGTGAGGATTAGGAGAGCTAGAAAGTAG